A single region of the Aeromicrobium chenweiae genome encodes:
- a CDS encoding DegT/DnrJ/EryC1/StrS family aminotransferase, whose translation MNDTDIPLVDLRLAHRRVADDVAIGFARVLEAASYVLGPEVTAFEEAFAAYCGVDHCLGVGNGTDAVELALRGCGIGPGDEVIIPANTFVATAEAVVRTGATVALADVTADHLIDPLSVAARLTPATRAVIGVHLYGQMAPMEQLRSVVGQDVALIEDAAQSQGARRFGHRSGSIGDAAATSFYPGKNLGAYGDAGAVTTASATIADYLRAVRNHGGTHKYEHLEIGVNSRLDSLQAVVLSTKLAVLDDWNDERRAAAQRYDGLLSDIEGLQLPTVAEGNEHVWHLYVIQSDERDELVSALNGAGIGAGIHYPRPIHLLPAFEHLGHRRGDFPVTEAAAERILSLPLFPGITAEQQTRVAEAVRSSLSTRALLA comes from the coding sequence ATGAACGACACCGACATCCCTCTGGTCGATCTGCGCCTTGCGCACCGCCGCGTCGCCGACGACGTGGCGATCGGTTTCGCGAGGGTGCTGGAGGCCGCCTCCTACGTCCTCGGGCCAGAGGTGACCGCGTTCGAGGAGGCCTTCGCCGCCTACTGCGGTGTGGACCACTGCCTCGGCGTGGGCAACGGCACCGACGCGGTCGAGCTGGCCCTGCGCGGATGCGGCATCGGTCCCGGCGACGAGGTCATCATCCCGGCGAACACGTTCGTCGCGACGGCCGAGGCCGTCGTGCGCACAGGTGCCACCGTCGCCCTGGCGGACGTCACGGCGGATCACCTGATCGACCCCCTGTCGGTGGCGGCGCGACTGACCCCGGCGACGCGGGCCGTCATCGGGGTCCACCTGTACGGGCAGATGGCGCCGATGGAGCAGCTGCGGAGCGTGGTGGGCCAGGACGTGGCCCTGATCGAGGACGCGGCCCAGTCCCAGGGCGCTCGCCGGTTCGGTCACCGCAGCGGCTCGATCGGCGATGCTGCCGCCACCAGCTTCTACCCCGGCAAGAATCTCGGCGCCTATGGCGACGCCGGCGCCGTCACCACCGCGTCCGCGACTATCGCCGACTACCTCCGCGCGGTCCGCAACCACGGCGGGACACACAAGTACGAGCACCTCGAGATCGGCGTCAACTCCCGCCTCGACAGCCTCCAGGCGGTGGTGCTGTCCACCAAGCTCGCGGTCCTCGACGACTGGAACGACGAACGACGTGCCGCCGCACAGCGCTACGACGGCCTGCTCTCGGACATCGAGGGGCTGCAGCTGCCGACGGTCGCCGAGGGCAATGAGCACGTCTGGCACCTGTACGTCATCCAGAGCGACGAACGCGACGAGCTGGTCTCCGCGCTGAACGGGGCAGGCATCGGGGCGGGCATCCACTACCCGCGCCCGATCCACCTGCTGCCCGCCTTCGAGCACCTGGGGCACCGACGGGGCGACTTCCCGGTCACCGAGGCAGCGGCGGAGCGCATCCTGTCGCTGCCCCTGTTCCCCGGCATCACCGCCGAGCAGCAGACCCGGGTGGCCGAGGCCGTGCGCAGCTCGCTCAGCACGAGGGCACTCCTCGCGTGA